One Streptomyces sp. R28 DNA window includes the following coding sequences:
- a CDS encoding YbjQ family protein has product MGIEEYGGGQGPQPDVLVVTTNDIPGYRVTEVLGEVFGLTVRSRHLGSQIGAGLKSLVGGELKGLTKTLVETRNQAMQRLVEQARARGANGVLAFRFDVSEAADVGTEVCAYGTAVVLARE; this is encoded by the coding sequence ATGGGCATCGAAGAGTACGGCGGCGGGCAGGGACCCCAACCCGACGTCCTGGTAGTGACCACCAATGACATTCCCGGCTACCGGGTCACCGAGGTTCTCGGCGAGGTATTCGGCCTGACCGTGCGCTCGCGGCACCTCGGCAGTCAGATCGGCGCCGGACTGAAGTCGCTGGTCGGCGGTGAGCTCAAAGGGCTCACCAAGACCCTCGTGGAGACCCGTAACCAGGCCATGCAGCGGCTCGTCGAGCAGGCACGCGCGCGTGGGGCGAATGGCGTGCTGGCGTTCCGCTTCGATGTGTCGGAGGCCGCGGACGTGGGCACCGAGGTGTGTGCCTACGGAACCGCGGTGGTCCTGGCCCGGGAGTAG
- a CDS encoding DedA family protein translates to MTTLALGPEWLSPDYLIQTFSLPGILLIVFAESGLFAFLPGDSLLFTAGLFVAEGNYISQPLWLVCTLIVLAAVIGDQVGYMIGKFFGPKLFNRPNSKLFKQENLEKAHEFMEKYGPKAIVLARFVPIVRTFAPIVAGAGRMQYRTFLTYNVIGGVAWGTGITLAGYWLGQIEFIKTNVEAILVLIVLISVVPIIIEYLRERAKNKRAAAQAPAARTQQAPPMDDATTQLRRIPSDDEPQQQYGNQGGQQYGNQGRQQYGDQPQQYGYDQQYYNQQPQQEPYAQQYPQGYGQQQPYDAQQNQQYPPNQGY, encoded by the coding sequence GTGACCACGCTTGCGCTCGGCCCCGAGTGGCTCAGCCCGGACTATCTGATCCAGACCTTCAGCCTGCCCGGCATCCTGCTGATCGTCTTCGCCGAGTCCGGCCTCTTCGCCTTCCTGCCAGGTGACTCGCTGCTGTTCACGGCGGGCTTGTTCGTGGCCGAGGGGAACTACATCAGCCAGCCCCTGTGGCTGGTCTGCACCCTCATCGTCCTGGCCGCCGTCATCGGCGACCAAGTCGGTTACATGATCGGCAAGTTCTTCGGCCCGAAGCTCTTCAACCGCCCCAACTCCAAGCTCTTCAAACAGGAGAACCTGGAGAAGGCACACGAGTTCATGGAGAAGTACGGCCCCAAGGCGATCGTCCTCGCCCGCTTCGTGCCCATCGTGCGCACCTTCGCCCCCATCGTGGCGGGCGCCGGCCGTATGCAGTACCGCACGTTCCTCACGTACAACGTCATCGGTGGCGTCGCCTGGGGCACCGGCATCACCCTCGCGGGCTACTGGCTCGGCCAGATCGAGTTCATCAAGACGAACGTCGAGGCGATCCTCGTCCTGATCGTGCTCATCTCCGTGGTCCCGATCATCATCGAGTACCTGCGAGAGCGCGCCAAGAACAAGCGCGCGGCCGCGCAGGCTCCCGCCGCACGGACCCAGCAGGCCCCGCCGATGGACGACGCGACGACCCAGCTCCGCCGCATCCCGTCCGACGACGAGCCCCAGCAGCAGTACGGCAACCAGGGCGGACAGCAGTACGGCAACCAGGGCCGGCAGCAGTACGGCGACCAGCCTCAGCAGTACGGCTACGACCAGCAGTACTACAACCAGCAGCCCCAGCAGGAGCCGTACGCCCAGCAGTACCCCCAGGGCTACGGCCAGCAGCAGCCGTACGACGCCCAGCAGAACCAGCAGTACCCGCCCAACCAGGGTTACTGA
- a CDS encoding threonine/serine exporter ThrE family protein — protein sequence MTDVEDRKPQSDEARMAFTPPVGVEVGESESETTSEFALPKGLGVPQPPLPEPERSAFSTPSLYSVEDASPAFTPATGIPKISLTKDLPWQDRMRTMLRMPVAERPAPERMPKAEEEGPAVPRVLDLTLRIGELLLAGGEGAEDVEAAMFAVCRSYGLDRCEPNVTFTLLSISYQPSLVDDPVSASRTVRRRGTDYTRLAAVYQLVDDLSDPESHISLEEAYGRLAEMRRNRHPYPTWVLTGASGLLAGAASVLVGGDVIVFIAAMLGAMLGDRLAWLCAGRGLPEFYQFTVAAMPPAAIGVALTLAHVDVKASAVITGGLFALLPGRALVAGVQDGLTGFYITAAARLLEVMYFFVGIVVGVLVILYLGVNLGAGPDPDALLNISERPYWQIGASMLLSLTFAVLLQQERSTVLAVTLNGGVAWVVYGALHYAGELSPVASTAVAAGLVGLFGQLMARYRFASALPYTTAAIGPLLPGSATYFGLLSIAQNKVDAGLVSLATAASLAMAIAIGVNLGSEISRLFLRIGSPEKRRAAKRTRGF from the coding sequence GTGACGGACGTGGAGGACCGCAAACCGCAGTCGGACGAGGCAAGGATGGCCTTCACGCCGCCCGTCGGCGTCGAGGTGGGGGAAAGCGAGTCGGAGACGACGTCCGAGTTCGCCCTCCCCAAGGGGCTGGGCGTACCGCAGCCGCCGCTTCCGGAACCCGAGCGCTCGGCGTTCAGCACGCCGAGCCTGTACAGCGTCGAGGACGCCTCACCCGCGTTCACGCCCGCGACCGGCATACCGAAGATCAGCCTGACCAAGGACCTGCCCTGGCAGGACCGGATGCGGACGATGCTGCGCATGCCGGTGGCCGAGCGGCCCGCGCCGGAGCGGATGCCGAAGGCGGAGGAGGAGGGTCCGGCCGTCCCGCGCGTGCTGGACCTGACCCTGCGTATCGGCGAGCTCCTGCTGGCGGGCGGTGAGGGCGCGGAGGACGTCGAGGCGGCGATGTTCGCGGTCTGCCGGTCCTACGGCCTGGACCGCTGCGAGCCGAACGTCACCTTCACCCTGCTGTCGATCTCGTACCAGCCGTCGCTGGTGGACGATCCGGTCTCGGCGTCGCGTACGGTACGGCGGCGCGGCACCGACTACACGCGCCTGGCCGCCGTGTACCAGCTCGTCGACGACCTCAGTGACCCGGAGAGCCACATCTCCCTGGAGGAGGCCTACGGGCGCCTCGCGGAGATGCGCCGCAATCGGCACCCGTACCCGACCTGGGTGCTGACCGGAGCGAGCGGGCTGCTCGCGGGGGCGGCCTCCGTGCTGGTCGGCGGTGACGTGATCGTCTTCATCGCGGCCATGCTGGGCGCAATGCTCGGCGACCGGCTGGCGTGGCTGTGCGCGGGGCGCGGGCTGCCGGAGTTCTACCAGTTCACGGTGGCCGCGATGCCGCCGGCCGCGATCGGGGTCGCGCTCACGCTGGCGCACGTCGATGTGAAGGCCTCCGCGGTCATCACCGGTGGACTGTTCGCGCTGCTGCCCGGACGGGCGTTGGTGGCGGGCGTGCAGGACGGGCTGACCGGCTTCTACATCACCGCGGCCGCGCGCCTGCTGGAGGTCATGTACTTCTTCGTCGGCATCGTCGTCGGTGTGCTGGTGATCCTGTACCTCGGCGTGAACCTGGGCGCCGGCCCCGACCCCGACGCGCTGCTGAACATCTCCGAGCGGCCGTACTGGCAGATCGGTGCGTCGATGCTGCTGTCGCTGACCTTCGCGGTGCTGCTCCAGCAGGAACGGTCCACCGTGCTCGCCGTGACCCTCAACGGCGGTGTCGCCTGGGTGGTGTACGGCGCGCTGCACTACGCCGGTGAGCTGTCGCCGGTTGCCTCCACGGCTGTCGCGGCGGGGTTGGTGGGGTTGTTCGGGCAGCTGATGGCGCGGTATCGGTTCGCGTCGGCGTTGCCGTACACCACCGCCGCCATCGGGCCCCTGTTGCCAGGGTCGGCCACATATTTCGGGCTGTTGTCCATCGCCCAGAACAAGGTGGATGCGGGGCTTGTTTCGCTGGCCACGGCGGCTTCCTTGGCCATGGCCATCGCTATTGGGGTGAACCTCGGGTCTGAGATCTCGCGGTTGTTCCTGCGGATCGGGTCGCCGGAGAAGCGGCGGGCTGCCAAGCGGACGCGGGGATTCTGA
- a CDS encoding inorganic diphosphatase → MEFDVTIEIPKGSRNKYEVDHETGRIRLDRRLFTSTAYPTDYGFVENTLGEDGDPLDALVILDEPTFPGCLIKCRAIGMFRMTDEAGGDDKLLCVPATDPRQEHLRDIHHVSEFDRLEIQHFFEVYKDLEPGKSVEGADWVGRTEAEAEIERSYKRFKDQGGH, encoded by the coding sequence GTGGAGTTCGACGTCACGATCGAGATTCCGAAGGGTTCGCGGAACAAGTACGAGGTGGACCACGAGACCGGTCGGATCCGCCTGGACCGTCGCCTCTTCACCTCGACCGCCTACCCGACCGACTACGGCTTCGTCGAGAACACCCTCGGCGAGGACGGCGACCCGCTGGACGCGCTGGTCATCCTGGACGAGCCGACGTTCCCGGGCTGCCTCATCAAGTGCCGCGCGATCGGCATGTTCCGGATGACGGACGAGGCCGGCGGCGACGACAAGCTGCTGTGCGTGCCGGCGACGGACCCGCGCCAGGAGCACCTGCGTGACATCCACCACGTCTCCGAGTTCGACCGCCTGGAGATCCAGCACTTCTTCGAGGTCTACAAGGACCTGGAGCCCGGCAAGTCCGTCGAGGGCGCCGACTGGGTGGGTCGCACCGAGGCCGAGGCCGAGATCGAGCGGTCCTACAAGCGCTTCAAGGACCAGGGCGGTCACTGA
- the dacB gene encoding D-alanyl-D-alanine carboxypeptidase/D-alanyl-D-alanine-endopeptidase, with the protein MVVPELRPWRAAKPHVTRVAGAVRPRLARAVEAVRPRLARAATAAKPRVARLARAVSPQAARTRKPKTWQYTAGAATAGLALAAGAVTTAGPWDSTGQRTAERDWAAVQERTGGADHGRNADTSDSTDTSADTPRPAPSAASVLTGLGGGISTVKSAPNGKVLAGLLGPLLDAPELGARTAAIVDVATGKRLYDDGASEPLTPASTTKIATAAAALAALGPDHRLTTRTALETDTRELVLVGGGDPTLTARKEADGWASLRELADETAAALKKRDVRQVTLSYDKTLYAGPELHPIGVNGNLAPVSALMVDEARTNDSTSGPVKRKEDPAKDAATQFAALLADRGIKTTAPGPSKATNRADALAEVTSPPLSSVVERMLTNSDNDIAEHLARQTAVASGARADFDGAGEAIGAQLKRLGLPVEGADFKDGSGLDRDDKLTADLLTALLAKAADPAHPELRPVLTGLPVAGFTGTLTSRYADGAAGLVRAKTGTLNGVNSLAGTVVDQDGRLLAFAFLSTGADTEAARAALDRTATALASCGCG; encoded by the coding sequence TTGGTCGTGCCAGAGCTGAGGCCTTGGCGAGCCGCGAAACCGCATGTGACGCGGGTCGCGGGCGCCGTACGACCGCGTCTGGCACGGGCCGTGGAGGCCGTACGTCCACGTCTCGCACGCGCCGCGACGGCCGCGAAACCACGGGTCGCACGGCTCGCGCGAGCCGTCTCCCCGCAGGCCGCGCGGACACGCAAGCCGAAGACCTGGCAGTACACCGCGGGCGCCGCCACCGCCGGACTGGCGCTGGCCGCCGGAGCGGTGACCACCGCCGGACCCTGGGACTCCACCGGTCAGCGTACGGCCGAGCGGGACTGGGCGGCCGTCCAGGAGCGTACGGGTGGCGCAGATCACGGCCGTAATGCCGATACGTCCGATTCCACGGACACGTCGGCCGATACACCCCGCCCCGCCCCCAGCGCGGCCTCCGTCCTCACCGGCCTGGGCGGCGGAATCAGCACCGTGAAGTCGGCCCCGAACGGCAAGGTTCTCGCCGGTCTCCTGGGCCCGCTCCTGGACGCCCCGGAACTCGGCGCCCGCACGGCGGCGATCGTCGACGTGGCCACCGGCAAGCGCCTCTACGACGACGGAGCCTCCGAGCCCCTCACCCCCGCCTCCACGACGAAGATCGCCACGGCCGCGGCCGCCCTCGCCGCACTGGGCCCCGACCACCGCCTCACCACCCGTACCGCCCTCGAGACGGACACGAGGGAACTGGTCCTGGTCGGCGGCGGCGACCCCACGCTGACCGCGCGCAAGGAGGCCGACGGCTGGGCGAGCCTGCGGGAGCTGGCCGACGAGACGGCGGCGGCGCTGAAGAAGCGGGACGTACGCCAGGTCACCCTTTCGTACGACAAGACGCTCTACGCCGGCCCCGAACTGCACCCCATCGGAGTGAACGGCAACCTCGCCCCGGTCAGCGCCCTCATGGTCGATGAGGCCCGCACGAACGACTCCACCAGCGGGCCGGTGAAGCGGAAGGAGGACCCGGCGAAGGACGCGGCGACGCAGTTCGCGGCCCTTCTCGCGGACCGCGGCATCAAGACCACCGCGCCCGGCCCGTCCAAGGCGACGAACCGGGCCGATGCGCTTGCCGAGGTCACCTCACCGCCGCTGTCCTCGGTGGTCGAGCGCATGCTCACCAACAGCGACAACGACATCGCCGAGCACCTCGCCCGCCAGACCGCCGTGGCGAGCGGCGCGCGCGCCGACTTCGACGGCGCGGGCGAGGCGATCGGGGCTCAGTTGAAGAGGCTCGGGCTGCCGGTGGAGGGTGCCGACTTCAAGGACGGCAGCGGCCTCGACCGCGATGACAAACTCACGGCGGACCTGCTCACGGCCCTGCTGGCCAAGGCGGCCGACCCGGCTCACCCCGAGCTCCGCCCGGTTCTGACCGGCCTCCCCGTGGCCGGCTTCACCGGCACCCTGACCAGCCGTTACGCCGATGGCGCGGCCGGCCTCGTCCGAGCGAAGACCGGCACCCTGAACGGCGTGAACTCCCTGGCCGGCACGGTCGTGGACCAGGACGGGCGCCTGCTCGCCTTCGCGTTCCTGTCGACGGGCGCCGACACGGAGGCGGCCCGGGCGGCGCTGGACCGGACGGCGACGGCGTTGGCGTCGTGCGGCTGCGGCTAG